Part of the Longimicrobium sp. genome is shown below.
CGTGGGTGAAGCGGTACGGCCCGGCCACGTCGCCCGCCGCCCACACGTTGGACGCGGAGGTGCGCAGAGCGGCATCCACCGTCACGCCCTTGTCAGTCGATTCCACGCCGATCGCGTCCAGCCCCATCTCCTCCACGTTCGGCTTGCGGCCGGTGGCGACGAGGATCACGGCCGCGCGGATCTCCATCTCCCCCGTCTTCGTACGGATGGTGATCACCTTCTGCCCGTCCTCGACGCGCACCGCCGTCGCCCGGGTGCCGAGGTGGAGGGTGATCCCCTCGCGCTCCAGCTGGCGGCGGAGGACGGCGGCGATCTCGGGGTCCTCGCGGTGCAGCACCTGCTCCGCCGCGCTGACCACCGTCACGCGCGAGCCCAGCCGCGCGAACGCCTGCGCCATCTCGATTCCGATCGGCCCCGCGCCGAGGACGAGCATGGATTCCGGGAGCGCGCGGAGATCCCACAGCGTCTCGTGCGTGAGGTATCCCGCCTCCTCCAGTCCGGCGATTTGGGGGATGGCGGTGCGCGAGCCGGTCGCCAGGATCCAGCGCTTCGAGCGGATGCGGCGGCCGCCGACCTCGGCTTCCCCGGGGGAGACGAAGCGCGCGCGGCCCTCGACCACGTCCACGCCCATGCCGCGGAAGCGCTCCGGCGAGTCGTGCGGCTCGATCTGGCGGATGACGGCGTGCACGCGCTCCATCACCCGCCGGAAGTCGGCGCGGCCGCCGTCCACCTCGATGCCGAAGTCGGCGGCGCGGCGGAGGGTGTGGAGGACGGCGGCGGAGCGGATGATGGCCTTGGACGGCACGCACCCCGTCCACAGGCACTCGCCGCCGAGCCGGTGCTGCTCCACCAGCGCCGTCCGCGCCCCGATCCCCGCCGAGACCGCCGCCGACACCAGCCCCGCCGTTCCCCCGCCGATCACCGCCAGGTCGTAACGCTCCACGGGAACCCCAGGTGCGAGAGTGCGAAAGTGCGAGAGTGCGTGACTCCGCGCGGGGGCGGATATCCCCCGCGTTACTCCAGCATCCATCCAGCTTTCCGATATCCCGGCTTCGAAGAGGCACCTTGCCCGCCTGGCTGGCCCCCTCTCCTCCGCTGCGCGGGAGAAAGGGGGGAACACAGCGCGGGGGAGGGTTCAGCGTTTCACGCGGTAAAGCAGGTACACGCAGCCGCCGCCGATCGCGCGGTTCTCCAGCAGCTCCAGGTCGAGCTGGCGGCCGAAGGGGCGGAAGAGGGGGATGCCGGAGCCGAGGAGAACCGGGTGAACGTTCGCGCCCACCTCGTCGATCAGGTCGGCCTCGAAGAGCGAGCGCGCCAGGTCGCCGCCGCCCATCACGCAGATCCCCTTTCCGGGGAGCGACTTCAGCTCGCGCACGAACGGGGCGGCGTCGCCGGTGACGAGCTCCACCCCGCCGAGGGGCCGCACGGTCATCGTCCGGGAGAAGACGTATCCCTTCACCCCCGGACTGGATCCCGCAGAGCCGTTGGCGACCGCGGCCTCGTACGTCTTCCGCCCCATCAGCACCGTGTCGACGGTGGCCCAGTACGCGGACATGATGGCGCTCACGTCGTCGCTCCAGCGCAGCCAGTCGACCGCGCCGTCGTCGCGCGCGATGAAGTGGTCCAGGCTGCAGGCGGCGCCGTAGGTGACGGTGCGCATGGAAACCTCCGGGGCTTCTGGGGCCGGCGAAGCGCGCAGCAAACGTGGCACGGCGGGCGCGCGGGGTGTATCTATATACGCTTCAACGCAGACCGGAGCTACGGCGGACCTCCGTTCGTCCCAACCCAAGCGGGCTCGAAGCGATGGCGGTGACCTGGAAGCGGATCGATACGGACCTGTGGCGCGGGCGCGCGGACCGCGCGTGGCGGCGCCTGAAGGAGGCGTGGCGCGACCGCGGCGAGCGCAGGATCGTGATCGGGCTGGGGCTGGTGAGCCTGGCCAGCTGCACCACCGGCGCGGCGGCCGCGGCGTGGACGCGCGCCTGCAGCGGCACCTGCCCCACCGCCGAGCAGGTGCAGGACTTCGCGCCGCGGCAGGCCAGCGTGGTGCTGGACGCGCGCGGCGGGCAGCTGGGCTCGTTCTACCGCGAGCGGCGCACGCTGGTGAGCATCCGCACGCTGCCGCGCTACGTGCCGCTGGCCTTCGTGGCCATCGAGGACGCGCGCTTCTTCCACCACGAGGGGGTGGACCCGGTGCGTGTGCTGGGCGCCATCCGCGACAACGTGATCGGCGGGTTCGGCAGCACGGGCGGCAGCACCATCACCATGCAGCTGGCCCGCAACATGTTCCCGCAGCAGCTGCCGCCCAACGAGAAGAGCGTGCGCCGCAAGCTGGCCGAGGTGCGGCTGGCGCTGGAGATGGAGCGCACGCTCAGCAAGGAGCGCATCCTCGAGCTGTACATCAACCACATCTACCTGGGCGCCGGCGCGTACGGGGTGGAGGCGGCCGCGCGGACGTACTTCAACAAGCCCGCGTCGCAGCTCTCCATCTCCGAGGCGGCCACCATCGCCGGCCTCCCGCAGGCGCCCAGCGCGTACAACCCGCGCGAGCACCCCGACCGCGCCCAGCGCCGCCGCGACCGGGTGCTGGAGAAGATGGCCGAGGCGGGCGTCATCACGTCCGAGCAGGCGGAGCGCGCGAAGGCCGAGCCGCTGGTGCTTCCGCCGCCCAAGGGGGCCATCCGCGCGCCGTACTTCGTGGAGGCGGTGCGCCGCGAGCTGGAGGCGCGCTTCGGCGAGCTGCTGTACACCGGCGGGCTGAAGATCTACACGGGAATCGACCCCGTGCTGCAGCAGACCGCCGAGCAGGCGCTGGAGCAGCAGCTGCGCGCGGTGGAGCACGGCGAGTACGGGGGATACAGCCACCCCACCTACGAGAAGTTCACCTCGCAGATCAAGCCGGGCGAGCCGGTGCGCTTCACCCCGTACCTGCAGGGCGTGGTCGTGGTGATGGACCCGGGGACGGGCGTGGTGCGCGCGCTGGTGGGCGGGCGCGACTTCAGCCAGAGCCAGTTCAACCGGGCCACGCAGGCGCTGCGGCAGCCGGGGAGCAGCTTCAAGCCGTTCGTGTACGCGGCGGCGCTGGAGCACGGCCGCAGCCCGCAGTACGAGGTGGCCGACGAGCCCATCTCCATTCCCACCGGCGACGGGACGTACTGGAACCCGAAGAACTACGACGGGCGCTACAGCGGCTACATCCCCATGCGCACGGGGCTGAAGTTCTCCAAGAAC
Proteins encoded:
- a CDS encoding dihydrofolate reductase family protein, which encodes MRTVTYGAACSLDHFIARDDGAVDWLRWSDDVSAIMSAYWATVDTVLMGRKTYEAAVANGSAGSSPGVKGYVFSRTMTVRPLGGVELVTGDAAPFVRELKSLPGKGICVMGGGDLARSLFEADLIDEVGANVHPVLLGSGIPLFRPFGRQLDLELLENRAIGGGCVYLLYRVKR
- a CDS encoding mercuric reductase; its protein translation is MERYDLAVIGGGTAGLVSAAVSAGIGARTALVEQHRLGGECLWTGCVPSKAIIRSAAVLHTLRRAADFGIEVDGGRADFRRVMERVHAVIRQIEPHDSPERFRGMGVDVVEGRARFVSPGEAEVGGRRIRSKRWILATGSRTAIPQIAGLEEAGYLTHETLWDLRALPESMLVLGAGPIGIEMAQAFARLGSRVTVVSAAEQVLHREDPEIAAVLRRQLEREGITLHLGTRATAVRVEDGQKVITIRTKTGEMEIRAAVILVATGRKPNVEEMGLDAIGVESTDKGVTVDAALRTSASNVWAAGDVAGPYRFTHVADYQARIAAPNALFPLRRKVDYRVVPWCTYTEPEVARVGLTEAEARDEWGDKAGVFRYGHDSLDRALCDGEPEGLTKLVLDPKGRIAGAHVVGPRAGETIHEAVLAVRHRLKLSDLSGMIHIYPTYPESLKRAADAFLRAKYSGGLARRVADLAVRWLV
- a CDS encoding PBP1A family penicillin-binding protein, whose protein sequence is MAVTWKRIDTDLWRGRADRAWRRLKEAWRDRGERRIVIGLGLVSLASCTTGAAAAAWTRACSGTCPTAEQVQDFAPRQASVVLDARGGQLGSFYRERRTLVSIRTLPRYVPLAFVAIEDARFFHHEGVDPVRVLGAIRDNVIGGFGSTGGSTITMQLARNMFPQQLPPNEKSVRRKLAEVRLALEMERTLSKERILELYINHIYLGAGAYGVEAAARTYFNKPASQLSISEAATIAGLPQAPSAYNPREHPDRAQRRRDRVLEKMAEAGVITSEQAERAKAEPLVLPPPKGAIRAPYFVEAVRRELEARFGELLYTGGLKIYTGIDPVLQQTAEQALEQQLRAVEHGEYGGYSHPTYEKFTSQIKPGEPVRFTPYLQGVVVVMDPGTGVVRALVGGRDFSQSQFNRATQALRQPGSSFKPFVYAAALEHGRSPQYEVADEPISIPTGDGTYWNPKNYDGRYSGYIPMRTGLKFSKNMVAIRLGREVGIDAVRSMAARAGIGTRIPGYPSVYIGSAAVYPIDLIAAYATFGNGGYRVPPQYVVKVLDHQGRLLWQPPQYPEPTVDPAVAWLMTDMMRDVVDHGTGYPARDPAVGGLNYDIPAAGKTGTTNDNTDLWFVGFTPELLAGVWIGLDNPQTIVAGATGGVLAVPVWAKVMRRYYLGRPAPQPWKRPESVVARRMAGGRVLSADCPWGGVIDYFAARYAPEPSCPAPRAAEPQFVDPTPELPGRPVFPGQKRVPRPEDFVQPQGAAPAPAQEDGKRKRP